A stretch of the Rhizobium sullae genome encodes the following:
- a CDS encoding ABC transporter substrate-binding protein: MKKMLIWGTLMLGAALSPAFAGSGPIKIVLPEEADLLEPCMATRSNIGRVIMQNVSETLTELDLRGDKGVMPRLAEKWEQSADGSWRFHLRQGVKFSDGTAFDAKDVKHSFDRIMSDKNACESRRYFGGMTVTPTVVDDHTIDFKADPVQPILPLLMSLVTIVPEETQLEFVREPVGTGPYKLTNWTPGQQIVLTGRDDYWGTKPEVTEATYLFRADPSVRAAMVQTGEADLSPSISQLDATNAATDFSYLDSETVYLRIDHNIEPLNDVRVRRALNMAVDRQAFIGTLVPEGALLATAIVPPPTLGWNPDVKNFPFDPEGAKKLLEESKAAGVKVDTPITIIARSANFPNVTEIMEAIQAQLQDVGFKVELKFVEVAEHEQYYSKPFKEGRGPQLVAAMHDNSKGDPSFSMFFKYATEGTQSGFSDPKVDDLIKRASAAVGEERAKLWSEVIAYVHDDVVADVLLFHMVGFSRVSERLDFKPTMATNSTLQLSEIKIK; encoded by the coding sequence GTGAAAAAAATGCTTATCTGGGGTACCCTCATGCTGGGCGCCGCTCTATCGCCGGCTTTTGCCGGGTCCGGCCCGATCAAGATCGTGCTGCCGGAAGAGGCGGACCTGCTCGAACCTTGCATGGCGACTCGCTCCAACATCGGCCGCGTCATCATGCAGAACGTCAGCGAAACGCTGACCGAGCTGGATTTGCGCGGCGACAAGGGCGTGATGCCCCGCCTGGCCGAAAAATGGGAGCAGAGCGCCGACGGCAGCTGGCGCTTCCATCTGCGCCAGGGCGTCAAGTTCTCCGACGGCACGGCCTTCGACGCCAAGGATGTCAAGCACAGCTTCGACCGTATCATGAGCGACAAGAACGCCTGTGAATCGCGCCGCTACTTCGGCGGCATGACGGTCACGCCGACCGTGGTCGACGACCACACGATCGATTTCAAGGCCGATCCGGTTCAGCCGATCCTGCCGCTCCTGATGTCGCTCGTCACCATCGTGCCGGAGGAAACGCAGCTGGAATTCGTGCGCGAGCCGGTCGGCACCGGACCCTACAAGCTGACCAACTGGACACCGGGCCAGCAGATCGTCCTGACGGGGCGCGATGACTACTGGGGCACGAAGCCTGAGGTGACCGAAGCGACCTACCTTTTCCGTGCTGATCCGTCCGTTCGTGCCGCCATGGTGCAGACCGGCGAGGCGGACCTATCGCCGTCGATCTCACAGCTCGATGCAACCAATGCGGCGACCGATTTCTCCTATCTCGACAGCGAAACCGTCTATCTGCGCATCGACCACAATATCGAGCCGCTGAATGACGTCCGGGTTCGCCGGGCCCTCAACATGGCGGTCGATCGCCAGGCCTTTATCGGCACGCTCGTTCCAGAAGGCGCGCTGCTGGCGACCGCAATCGTGCCGCCGCCGACGCTCGGCTGGAACCCCGATGTGAAGAATTTCCCCTTTGATCCTGAAGGTGCAAAGAAGCTGCTCGAGGAATCCAAGGCCGCCGGCGTCAAGGTCGACACGCCGATCACCATCATCGCCCGCTCGGCCAACTTCCCGAACGTCACCGAGATCATGGAAGCCATCCAAGCACAGCTGCAGGACGTCGGCTTCAAGGTCGAGCTGAAGTTCGTCGAGGTCGCCGAGCACGAGCAATACTATTCCAAGCCGTTTAAGGAAGGCCGTGGTCCGCAGCTCGTCGCCGCCATGCACGACAACTCGAAGGGCGACCCTTCGTTCTCGATGTTCTTCAAGTATGCGACCGAAGGCACGCAGTCCGGCTTCTCCGATCCCAAGGTCGACGACCTGATCAAGCGCGCTTCGGCCGCCGTCGGCGAAGAGCGGGCGAAGCTCTGGTCGGAGGTGATCGCTTATGTACACGACGACGTCGTCGCCGACGTCCTGCTCTTCCACATGGTCGGCTTCTCGCGCGTCTCCGAACGTCTGGATTTCAAGCCGACCATGGCGACCAATTCGACGCTTCAGCTTTCGGAGATCAAGATCAAGTAA
- a CDS encoding dihydrodipicolinate synthase family protein — protein sequence MTKQAFVALVTCFNEDETINCQATRAQVRRQVKAGNNIMCAGTNGDFSALTFEEKVHLTEEVVDEVGGRVKVIVNAGMPATFETVKLAREFDRIGVDGIAVITPFFIACTQDGLIRHFSTVADAVKTPVYLYDIPARTQNHIEPETARVLAGHGNIAGIKDSGGAKETLEAYLAVARDVDGFKVYSGPDQLVLWALQNGAAGCISGLGNAMPHVLAGILKAVNSGDIAEAERQQATFAAFRTDLYALGFPPAMVKRALYLQDASVGASRQPALLPNKEQDAEIAAILRRYNLSKTE from the coding sequence ATGACCAAACAAGCCTTTGTGGCCCTCGTGACCTGCTTCAACGAGGACGAGACCATTAACTGCCAGGCGACCCGCGCCCAGGTCCGCCGTCAGGTCAAGGCCGGCAACAACATCATGTGCGCCGGCACCAACGGCGATTTTTCCGCGCTCACCTTCGAGGAGAAGGTGCACCTGACGGAAGAAGTGGTCGATGAGGTTGGCGGCCGCGTCAAGGTGATCGTCAATGCCGGCATGCCGGCGACCTTCGAAACGGTGAAGTTGGCGCGCGAATTCGATCGCATTGGCGTTGACGGCATCGCCGTCATCACACCCTTCTTCATTGCCTGCACGCAGGACGGCCTCATTCGCCATTTCTCGACCGTCGCCGATGCGGTGAAAACCCCGGTCTATCTCTACGACATTCCGGCCCGAACGCAGAACCACATCGAGCCGGAGACCGCCCGCGTGCTGGCCGGCCACGGCAACATTGCCGGCATCAAGGATTCCGGCGGTGCCAAGGAAACGCTGGAAGCCTATCTTGCCGTCGCCAGGGATGTCGATGGCTTCAAGGTCTATTCGGGGCCGGACCAATTGGTGCTCTGGGCGCTGCAGAACGGCGCTGCGGGCTGCATTTCGGGCCTTGGCAACGCCATGCCTCACGTGCTCGCCGGCATCCTGAAGGCTGTCAATTCGGGCGACATTGCCGAAGCTGAACGTCAGCAGGCGACCTTCGCCGCCTTCCGCACGGACCTCTACGCGCTCGGCTTCCCGCCGGCGATGGTCAAGCGCGCCCTTTATTTGCAGGATGCCTCTGTCGGCGCCAGCCGCCAGCCCGCGCTGTTGCCGAACAAGGAACAGGACGCCGAAATTGCGGCAATCCTGCGCCGGTACAACCTCTCTAAAACCGAGTAA
- a CDS encoding RBBP9/YdeN family alpha/beta hydrolase yields MSRILILPGLFGSGETHWQHYWLKEHPDSRLVEQDDWDRPRLHDWMLRLEEALADEDDAYIVAHSLGCVLAARLAGRLSAQRVKGALLVAPCDLPSTEALHPGHLDFGTMPTKALPFPSIVVGSLNDSYMSLDRLTMFARLWKSDLRNIGLGGHINVASGFGRWPSGYGLLATLKSRCRHRRKVEPTLLVTNV; encoded by the coding sequence ATGAGCAGGATACTCATTCTCCCCGGCCTCTTTGGATCAGGCGAGACGCACTGGCAGCACTATTGGCTGAAGGAGCATCCGGACAGCCGCCTCGTCGAACAGGACGATTGGGATAGGCCCCGTTTGCACGACTGGATGCTCAGACTTGAGGAGGCGCTAGCCGATGAGGACGATGCCTACATCGTTGCCCATAGTCTCGGTTGCGTTTTGGCCGCCCGGCTGGCAGGACGGCTATCGGCTCAGCGTGTCAAGGGTGCTCTTCTTGTTGCACCATGCGATCTGCCATCGACCGAAGCACTCCATCCCGGCCACCTGGACTTCGGCACGATGCCGACCAAGGCGCTACCCTTTCCAAGCATAGTCGTCGGCAGTCTCAACGACAGTTACATGAGCCTTGACCGGTTGACGATGTTTGCGCGCCTCTGGAAATCTGACCTCAGGAACATCGGATTGGGCGGACACATCAATGTTGCAAGCGGTTTCGGGCGCTGGCCGAGCGGATACGGTCTGCTTGCGACTTTGAAGAGCCGCTGCCGCCATCGGCGGAAGGTTGAACCTACACTACTGGTCACCAATGTTTGA
- a CDS encoding ABC transporter permease, with product MTLQTTITEESHFAKRMFHMLLADKFALCAAIFLLFIIVLAIVGPSWLGDLATRQNLRGRNAAPFDWERGWVWWMGADALGRPLLARIIVATQNTMMVAAGAVVLSAVVGTVLGLIAGFSSQRVNQVIMRLADVIMSFPSLLIAVIVLYILGSSILNLMLVLSITRIPVYLRTTRAEVLEIRERMFVQAAYVMGASSKRILFRHILPVVLPTLTTLATLDFAYVMLAESALSFLGIGIQPPEITWGLMISQGRQYLTNAWWLSFWPGLAIILTTMSLNLLSNWLRIALDPVQRWRLEMKGRKNG from the coding sequence ATGACCTTACAGACGACCATCACCGAAGAATCGCATTTTGCAAAACGCATGTTCCACATGCTGCTTGCCGACAAATTTGCGCTGTGTGCGGCGATCTTCCTGCTATTCATCATTGTCCTGGCTATCGTCGGGCCGAGCTGGCTCGGCGATCTTGCGACCAGGCAGAACCTTCGCGGCCGCAATGCTGCGCCCTTCGATTGGGAACGCGGCTGGGTCTGGTGGATGGGCGCGGATGCGCTCGGCCGACCGTTACTTGCCCGCATTATCGTCGCCACGCAGAACACGATGATGGTGGCGGCAGGGGCCGTTGTTCTCTCCGCTGTCGTCGGCACAGTGCTTGGGCTCATTGCGGGCTTCTCCTCGCAACGGGTCAATCAGGTGATCATGCGGCTTGCCGACGTCATCATGTCCTTCCCGTCTCTGCTGATCGCGGTAATCGTGCTCTATATTCTCGGCTCGTCGATTCTGAACCTGATGCTAGTGCTGTCGATCACCCGCATTCCGGTCTATCTCCGGACTACGAGGGCGGAAGTGCTGGAAATCCGCGAGCGCATGTTCGTGCAGGCCGCCTATGTGATGGGGGCGTCCTCGAAGCGCATCCTCTTCCGGCACATTTTGCCGGTCGTGCTGCCGACGCTGACAACGCTCGCCACGCTCGATTTCGCCTATGTCATGCTCGCCGAAAGCGCGCTGTCCTTCCTCGGCATCGGCATCCAGCCGCCGGAAATCACCTGGGGCCTGATGATCTCGCAGGGGCGGCAATATCTCACCAATGCCTGGTGGCTGTCGTTCTGGCCTGGCCTCGCGATCATCCTCACCACCATGTCGCTAAACCTCCTATCGAACTGGCTGCGCATCGCGCTCGATCCGGTGCAGCGCTGGCGCCTCGAAATGAAGGGTCGCAAGAATGGCTGA
- a CDS encoding dipeptide ABC transporter ATP-binding protein, translating to MADHLLEVRNLSVEFHTAMGVVKAVRDMSYHLDRGETLAILGESGSGKSVSSSAIMNLIDMPPGRISSGEILLDGVDLLKMPAHQRREVNGRRIAMIFQDPLSHLNPVYTVGWQIREALTTHGTSSAKARAEALRLMTRVGIPDPEHSLDKYPHEFSGGQRQRVMIAMALALRPDLLIADEPTTALDVTVQAEVLALLEELQEETGMAVLIITHDLGVVSEIADRVVVMEKGVLVEAGTVREVYKNPQHPYTKKLIAAAPGKGVMHEPAARVEPVLSVRDVRKRYGSFEALKGVSFDLMAGETMAIVGESGSGKSTLARILLRLDEPDSGSALWKGHDLFTMSPSELYKLRRDLQMVFQDPTQSLNPRMTVYQLISEAWIIHPEILPKAKWRARVSELLVQVGLGPEHMGRYPHQFSGGQRQRIAIARALALEPQLIICDEAVSALDVSVQAQVIALLDKLRKEMGIAFIFIAHDLPVVRDFADHVMVMQKGNVVEAGTVREVFDTPRQDYTRALLAAGLDPDPDVQAAHRAARLERAS from the coding sequence ATGGCTGACCATCTCCTCGAAGTCCGCAATCTCTCGGTCGAGTTCCACACAGCGATGGGCGTGGTGAAGGCGGTTCGTGACATGTCCTACCACCTCGATCGCGGCGAGACGCTGGCGATCCTCGGCGAGAGCGGTTCCGGCAAGTCGGTCTCGTCATCGGCGATCATGAACCTCATCGACATGCCGCCCGGCCGTATCAGCTCCGGGGAGATCCTGCTCGACGGCGTCGACCTTCTGAAAATGCCGGCGCATCAGCGGCGCGAGGTAAACGGGCGCCGCATCGCCATGATCTTCCAGGATCCGCTGAGCCATCTCAACCCGGTCTACACCGTCGGCTGGCAGATCCGCGAAGCGCTGACTACGCATGGAACCAGCTCCGCCAAGGCTCGGGCCGAAGCCCTGCGACTCATGACGCGTGTCGGCATTCCGGACCCCGAGCACTCGCTCGACAAGTATCCGCATGAATTCTCCGGCGGCCAGCGCCAGCGCGTCATGATCGCCATGGCCCTGGCGCTTCGGCCCGACCTCCTGATTGCAGACGAGCCGACAACGGCACTCGATGTGACCGTGCAGGCGGAAGTTCTCGCCCTGCTCGAGGAGTTGCAGGAAGAGACCGGCATGGCCGTGTTGATCATCACCCACGATCTCGGCGTCGTTTCCGAGATCGCCGACCGTGTCGTAGTCATGGAGAAGGGCGTACTGGTCGAAGCCGGTACGGTCCGCGAGGTCTACAAGAACCCGCAGCATCCCTATACGAAGAAGCTAATCGCCGCCGCGCCCGGCAAGGGCGTTATGCACGAACCGGCAGCACGTGTCGAACCCGTTCTCTCCGTCCGCGACGTGCGCAAGCGCTACGGCTCCTTCGAGGCCCTCAAGGGCGTTTCCTTCGATTTGATGGCCGGGGAAACGATGGCTATCGTCGGCGAGAGCGGCTCCGGCAAATCCACGCTCGCCCGCATCCTGCTGCGCCTCGATGAGCCAGACAGCGGCAGCGCGCTCTGGAAGGGCCATGACCTCTTCACGATGTCGCCCTCCGAACTCTACAAGCTGCGCCGCGATTTGCAGATGGTTTTCCAGGATCCGACTCAATCGCTCAATCCGCGCATGACCGTGTATCAGCTGATTTCCGAGGCCTGGATCATCCATCCGGAGATTCTGCCCAAGGCGAAATGGCGCGCGCGCGTGTCCGAACTGCTGGTGCAGGTTGGCCTCGGCCCCGAACATATGGGGCGGTATCCGCACCAGTTCTCCGGTGGTCAGCGCCAGCGCATCGCCATTGCCCGGGCACTCGCGCTCGAACCGCAGCTCATCATCTGCGACGAGGCCGTGTCGGCGCTCGACGTCTCGGTGCAGGCGCAGGTCATCGCGCTGCTCGACAAACTGCGCAAGGAGATGGGCATCGCCTTCATCTTCATCGCCCACGACCTGCCGGTCGTGCGCGATTTCGCCGACCATGTCATGGTCATGCAGAAGGGCAACGTTGTCGAAGCCGGCACTGTGCGCGAGGTCTTCGACACGCCGCGGCAGGACTATACACGCGCCCTTCTCGCCGCTGGCCTCGACCCCGATCCCGACGTGCAGGCCGCCCATCGCGCCGCCCGCCTTGAACGCGCCTCCTGA
- the msuE gene encoding FMN reductase yields MAALRLIGIAGSFNRPSKTYALVQDVADRAAQRYGFDRTVYDLHDVGPSLGPALWRKDLDDQAKGVIDAIVSADVLVIGSPTYKGSYPGLFKHLIDLIDPHELRAKPIIITATGGGDRHALMVEHQLRPLFGFFMSHTLPTALYASDRDFADYKVSSEPLSKRISEVVSELAAFFPVANPVLAAAE; encoded by the coding sequence ATGGCCGCACTGCGCCTGATTGGGATTGCCGGCAGCTTCAATCGCCCTTCGAAGACTTACGCGCTCGTTCAAGACGTTGCGGATCGTGCGGCGCAAAGATATGGCTTCGACCGTACCGTATATGATCTGCACGATGTCGGCCCATCGCTCGGCCCTGCGCTATGGCGAAAGGATCTGGACGATCAGGCGAAGGGCGTCATCGATGCGATCGTCAGCGCTGACGTGCTCGTCATCGGTTCGCCGACGTACAAAGGGTCCTATCCGGGTCTCTTCAAGCATTTGATCGACCTTATTGATCCCCACGAATTGCGCGCAAAGCCGATCATCATCACGGCAACCGGCGGCGGCGACCGGCATGCTCTGATGGTCGAGCATCAATTGCGACCGCTCTTCGGGTTCTTCATGTCGCACACTCTGCCGACAGCCTTATACGCATCGGATCGCGATTTTGCCGATTACAAGGTCTCGTCGGAGCCTCTCTCAAAGAGGATTAGCGAGGTTGTGAGCGAACTTGCGGCTTTCTTTCCCGTAGCCAATCCGGTTCTCGCGGCCGCCGAATAG
- the pdxA gene encoding 4-hydroxythreonine-4-phosphate dehydrogenase PdxA — protein sequence MSNIIGITMGDPCGVGPEISVRALAGMSPEERDTTRIYGNLLTIEAARAALGLDVDLAPHVVDLPIDGAPLTWGQLSPVAGDAAFRFIENAVRDAEAGVIGCIVTAPINKEALNLAGHHYDGHTGMLRSLTGATAAYMLLASERLKVIHVSTHVSLQEAIRRATTERVLATIRAGNAHLKRIGYAAPRIAVAGLNPHCGENGLFGTEDDDQIAPAVQAARAEGIDVHGPISADTVFYRAYSGVFDLVVAQYHDQGHIPIKLVAFDTAVNVSVDLPIDRTSVDHGTAFDIAGKGIANHGNLNSAIAYARRLVADAAKRESR from the coding sequence ATGAGCAATATCATTGGCATAACCATGGGCGACCCCTGCGGCGTCGGCCCAGAAATCTCAGTCCGCGCGCTTGCTGGCATGTCTCCCGAAGAGCGTGACACGACCCGCATCTACGGCAACCTCTTGACGATCGAGGCGGCCCGAGCGGCTCTCGGCCTCGATGTAGATCTTGCCCCGCATGTCGTGGACCTGCCCATTGACGGCGCGCCGCTGACATGGGGACAGTTGAGCCCCGTCGCCGGCGACGCCGCATTCCGCTTCATCGAGAATGCGGTTCGCGATGCGGAGGCCGGTGTCATCGGCTGCATCGTCACCGCACCGATCAACAAGGAAGCGCTGAATCTTGCAGGCCACCATTATGACGGCCACACCGGCATGCTGCGCAGCCTGACGGGCGCCACGGCGGCGTATATGCTGCTGGCGTCCGAGCGGCTGAAGGTCATTCACGTCTCGACCCATGTGTCGCTGCAGGAGGCGATCCGACGTGCGACGACCGAGCGGGTGCTTGCCACCATCCGCGCCGGCAATGCGCATCTGAAGCGCATCGGCTATGCCGCACCCAGAATCGCCGTCGCCGGCCTTAATCCCCATTGTGGCGAGAACGGCCTGTTTGGCACCGAAGACGACGACCAGATCGCGCCGGCGGTACAGGCTGCGCGGGCGGAAGGCATCGACGTTCATGGTCCGATCTCGGCTGACACGGTCTTCTATCGCGCCTATTCCGGCGTTTTCGATCTCGTCGTCGCGCAGTACCACGATCAGGGGCATATCCCGATCAAGCTTGTTGCCTTCGACACAGCCGTGAACGTCTCGGTGGACCTGCCGATCGATCGCACCTCCGTCGACCACGGCACGGCCTTCGATATCGCCGGGAAGGGTATCGCCAATCACGGCAACTTGAACTCCGCCATCGCCTACGCCCGCAGGCTTGTGGCGGACGCGGCAAAACGAGAATCACGCTGA
- a CDS encoding ABC transporter permease: protein MLSFIRKRAVASLISLVGLIVMVFFLSRLTGDPAALFLPVEASAEMKQQFRELHGLNDPLLTQFMRYVGDVVTGDFGESLRKARPALDVVLEAFVWTLWLAVITMSLVTGAAIVVGSLAAFRAGGFFDRMSSVISLIGASVPDFWLAVVAIVVFSINLAWLPTSGTGSLLHWIMPISVLFIRPFGIIVQVVRGSMIGALSSAYVKTARAKGVKSGPIIFVHALRNAMLPVITVIGDQAASLLNGAVIVETIFGFPGVGKLMIDSILQRDFNVVLAAILITALAIFLMNLLIDLAYALLDPRIRH from the coding sequence ATGTTGAGTTTCATTCGAAAACGCGCCGTGGCCAGTCTGATCTCACTTGTCGGACTGATCGTCATGGTCTTCTTTCTCTCGCGCTTGACGGGGGACCCGGCCGCGTTGTTCCTTCCGGTCGAAGCGTCCGCGGAGATGAAGCAGCAGTTCCGCGAACTGCATGGGTTGAACGATCCCCTGCTAACGCAGTTCATGCGTTATGTCGGCGACGTCGTGACCGGCGATTTCGGCGAATCCCTGCGAAAGGCCCGTCCGGCGCTAGATGTCGTGCTGGAGGCCTTTGTCTGGACGCTCTGGCTTGCGGTCATTACCATGTCGCTGGTCACCGGGGCGGCCATCGTAGTCGGCTCGCTCGCCGCCTTCCGTGCCGGCGGCTTTTTCGACCGGATGTCCTCCGTCATCTCACTCATCGGCGCATCAGTCCCAGATTTCTGGCTGGCCGTGGTCGCGATCGTCGTCTTTTCCATCAACCTCGCCTGGCTGCCGACCTCCGGCACGGGCTCCCTCCTGCACTGGATCATGCCGATCTCGGTGCTGTTCATCCGGCCCTTCGGCATCATCGTGCAGGTCGTGCGCGGCTCGATGATCGGCGCGCTGTCGTCCGCCTATGTGAAGACGGCACGCGCCAAGGGCGTTAAATCGGGGCCGATCATCTTCGTTCATGCGTTGCGAAACGCCATGCTGCCCGTCATCACCGTGATCGGCGATCAGGCGGCGAGCCTGCTGAACGGTGCCGTTATCGTCGAAACCATCTTCGGCTTTCCGGGCGTCGGCAAACTGATGATCGATTCCATTTTGCAGCGCGATTTCAATGTCGTCCTGGCCGCCATCCTCATCACCGCGCTGGCGATCTTCCTCATGAATCTGTTGATCGACCTTGCCTATGCGCTACTCGATCCGCGAATCCGGCACTGA
- a CDS encoding sialidase family protein, giving the protein MNPEKIARGMNGLLKPASHGRVEALLPSPMIQNHAAFLHLLSDDTLACAWFGGTLEGKSDISIFASVLTTDAIAWGPPQRLSFDLSHSEQNPVLFTAPDGKLWLFHTSQPSGNQDECRIRMAEVLRDASDPLTLTTSDGRYLDLPRGCFVRAPLVVRDDGAWLLPIFRCVQRPGQKWNGSHDTAAVGVSLDQGRTWQLEDLDQSTGCVHMSPVPLGERRVAAFFRRRQADFVYRTDSTDGGRSWSAPRATDVPNNNSSIAAIRLADGRVALFCNPVNAAQSVDRRASLYDELGEDDSRPDADPTGGCAPIWGVPRGPVALCLSDDGGKTFPSRLVIENGPGTCLSNDSTDGRNKEMSYPWLLEGPDGTLHLVYTYHRRAIKYVRLAPGWDSAAARSSS; this is encoded by the coding sequence ATGAACCCCGAGAAAATAGCCCGCGGCATGAACGGCCTGCTTAAGCCCGCGTCGCACGGGCGCGTGGAAGCACTATTGCCTTCGCCTATGATCCAGAATCATGCAGCGTTTTTGCACCTGCTTTCCGATGACACTCTCGCCTGCGCATGGTTCGGCGGCACACTTGAGGGAAAGTCGGATATCTCGATCTTTGCCTCCGTGCTGACGACGGACGCCATCGCCTGGGGGCCGCCCCAGCGCTTAAGCTTCGACCTGTCACACTCGGAGCAGAATCCGGTATTGTTCACGGCCCCCGATGGCAAGCTCTGGCTTTTCCATACTTCTCAGCCGTCCGGCAACCAGGACGAGTGCCGGATCCGCATGGCCGAAGTCCTGCGCGATGCATCCGATCCGCTGACGCTGACGACCTCTGATGGCCGATATCTGGACCTGCCGCGCGGCTGCTTCGTCCGCGCGCCGTTGGTCGTGCGTGACGATGGAGCCTGGCTCTTGCCGATCTTCCGCTGCGTCCAGCGTCCCGGCCAGAAATGGAACGGCAGCCACGATACGGCCGCCGTCGGTGTTTCGCTGGACCAAGGCAGGACATGGCAGCTGGAAGACCTCGACCAGTCCACAGGTTGCGTTCACATGTCACCCGTTCCGCTGGGCGAACGGCGCGTCGCCGCTTTTTTCCGACGCCGGCAGGCGGACTTCGTCTACAGGACCGATAGTACCGATGGTGGACGCAGCTGGTCGGCTCCCCGGGCCACCGACGTGCCCAACAACAATTCTTCGATCGCTGCGATACGCCTTGCCGACGGACGGGTTGCCCTGTTCTGCAATCCAGTAAACGCCGCCCAGTCGGTCGACCGACGCGCCTCGCTCTACGACGAGCTTGGCGAGGACGATAGCCGCCCTGACGCGGACCCCACCGGCGGCTGCGCCCCGATCTGGGGCGTACCGCGTGGGCCGGTCGCTCTCTGCCTGTCGGACGATGGCGGCAAGACCTTCCCCAGCCGCCTGGTGATCGAAAATGGTCCGGGGACGTGCCTCTCCAACGACTCGACTGATGGCCGCAACAAGGAAATGTCCTATCCCTGGCTTCTCGAAGGGCCGGACGGTACGCTGCATCTCGTCTACACCTATCATCGGCGCGCAATCAAATATGTCCGCTTGGCCCCCGGCTGGGACAGTGCCGCCGCACGGAGTTCTTCATGA
- a CDS encoding peroxiredoxin has protein sequence MSLRINDIAPDFSAETTQGPIRFHEWIGDGWAVLFSHPKNFTPVCTTELGAMAGLEQEFSKRGVKIIGISVDPVESHGKWKSDIKTATGFDVGYPLIGDKDLNVAKLYDMLPAGAGESSEGRTPADNATVRSVFIIGPDKKIKLILTYPMTTGRNFNEILRAIDSIQLTAKHQVATPANWQLGEDVIITAAVSNEDAITRFGSFDTVLPYLRKTRQPAG, from the coding sequence ATGAGCCTTCGTATCAACGATATTGCACCAGATTTCTCCGCCGAGACGACGCAGGGACCGATCCGTTTCCATGAGTGGATCGGCGACGGCTGGGCGGTGTTGTTCTCGCATCCGAAAAACTTCACGCCGGTCTGCACGACAGAACTCGGCGCAATGGCCGGACTCGAGCAGGAATTCAGCAAACGTGGCGTCAAGATCATCGGCATATCCGTCGATCCGGTCGAAAGCCACGGTAAGTGGAAGAGCGATATTAAGACGGCCACCGGATTCGATGTCGGCTATCCGCTGATCGGCGATAAGGATCTCAATGTTGCCAAGCTCTACGACATGCTGCCGGCTGGCGCAGGCGAGAGCTCCGAAGGTCGCACGCCTGCCGACAATGCCACCGTGCGTTCCGTCTTCATCATCGGCCCCGATAAGAAGATCAAGCTCATCCTCACTTATCCGATGACGACGGGCCGCAACTTCAACGAAATCTTGCGCGCCATCGACTCCATTCAGTTGACGGCCAAGCACCAGGTGGCGACGCCGGCAAACTGGCAGCTGGGCGAAGATGTGATCATAACGGCCGCTGTTTCGAACGAAGATGCGATTACGCGCTTCGGCTCCTTTGACACCGTCCTTCCATACCTGAGAAAGACGAGGCAGCCGGCCGGCTAA